A window from Mustela erminea isolate mMusErm1 chromosome 17, mMusErm1.Pri, whole genome shotgun sequence encodes these proteins:
- the NHLH1 gene encoding helix-loop-helix protein 1 — protein MMLNSDTVELDLPPSHSETESGFSDCGGGAGPDGAGPGVPGGGQARGLEPGEPGRKDLQHLSREERRRRRRATAKYRTAHATRERIRVEAFNLAFAELRKLLPTLPPDKKLSKIEILRLAICYISYLNHVLDV, from the coding sequence ATGATGCTCAACTCAGACACGGTGGAGCTggacctgcctccctcccactcagAGACCGAGTCAGGCTTCAGCGactgcgggggcggggcgggccccgacggggctgggcctggggttCCAGGAGGGGGCCAGGCCCGGGGCCTGGAGCCGGGAGAGCCCGGCCGGAAAGACCTGCAGCACCTGAGCCGGGAGGAGCGGCGGCGCCGGCGCCGGGCCACAGCCAAGTACCGCACGGCCCACGCCACGCGGGAACGGATTCGAGTGGAAGCCTTCAACCTGGCCTTCGCGGAGCTGCGCAAGCTGCTGCCCACGCTGCCCCCCGACAAGAAGCTGTCCAAGATCGAGATCCTGCGCCTGGCCATCTGCTACATCTCCTACCTGAACCACGTGCTGGACGTCTGA